One Ovis aries strain OAR_USU_Benz2616 breed Rambouillet chromosome 4, ARS-UI_Ramb_v3.0, whole genome shotgun sequence DNA window includes the following coding sequences:
- the PRR15 gene encoding proline-rich protein 15 (The RefSeq protein has 1 substitution compared to this genomic sequence) yields MADGGGTGSSGSWWNSLTNSRKKNKEAAGGAQPPAQPAPGEPAPPVQEWTSSSRENQHPSLLGGAGEPHKLDKLGGEKSGNSRRNLKISRSGRFKEKRKVRATLLPEGVRSSEEAIFPGDPHDDKQ; encoded by the coding sequence ATGGCCGACGGCGGCGGCACCGGCAGCTCGGGCTCCTGGTGGAATTCGCTAACGAACAGCAGGAAGAAAAACAAGGAGGCCGCCGGGGGTGCGCAGCCGCCAGCCCAGCCTGCCCCCGGGGAACCCGCGCCGCCCGTCCAGGACTGGACGAGCAGTTCCCGGGAGAATCAGCACCCCAGTCTCCTCGGGGGCGCCGGCGAGCCCCACAAGCTAGACAAGTTGGGCGGGGAGAAATCGGGCAACAGCCGCCGAAATTTGAAGATCTCGCGCTCAGGCCGCtttaaggagaagagaaaagtgcGTGCCACTCTGCTCCCCGAGGGAGTCAGGTCCTCGGAGGAAGCGATCTTCCCTGGTGACCCCCACGACGACAAGCAATAG